One Paenibacillus sp. SYP-B4298 genomic window, TAACGCTACCATCAAACGCTTGACTGAGAACGGAGATGTGAACCGCTTCGTGGTTGAAGCCAATGAAATGGTAGAATAATCACAAGGACGGAGCATACGGCTATGGCGTTGGATTTTACCTTTATGGATAAGTATTGGGAGATGTTCTTGCAGGGAGCCTGGATTACATTGCAGTTGTCGTTCTTCGGCGTGCTGCTGGGAACTCTGCTGGGCATTGGCCTCGCTCTTATGAAGATTTCCAAAAACGTAGTGCTCAAGGCGGTCAGCTCGACATACATCGAGCTGATCCGCGGCACTCCGATGCTGGTTCAGGTGTTTATCATTTATTTTGGTCTGGTTCCGCTTGGACTGGAGTTATCGAAGTTTGAAGCGGGTGTTGCTGCTCTGACGATCAACAGTGCCGCCTATATGGCGGAGGTGTTCCGCGCGGGAATCAATGCGATCGACAAGGGGCAGGCGG contains:
- a CDS encoding amino acid ABC transporter permease, encoding MALDFTFMDKYWEMFLQGAWITLQLSFFGVLLGTLLGIGLALMKISKNVVLKAVSSTYIELIRGTPMLVQVFIIYFGLVPLGLELSKFEAGVAALTINSAAYMAEVFRAGINAIDKGQAEAARSLGMTHGMTLRHIILPQAFRNMLPAIGNEFIIIIKDSSLVSTIGAAEIMYAARTVQGAAFKPLEPLLVAAAMYFVITFTLSKLLGVLERRLQKK